Proteins co-encoded in one Pseudorhizobium banfieldiae genomic window:
- a CDS encoding sensor domain-containing diguanylate cyclase, which produces MFTHQQLISILSSLPDPAFILTRSGRYAAIFGGKDIRHYHDGSGLVGRSMFEVLKQEKAQWFAAEIEKALSSGVLHIVEYQLSGSDVKGAGDGPAHAIWFEGRVQSLEFPVDGEPAVVWVASNITEKNETQQKLRQLSETDALTGLYNRRKLIATLDDRLAAFESEKSQTSLLVFDLDNFKRINDEMGHHMGDAALIEIARLCRQHLRQSDVIARFGGDEFVIVMPGTESGNALEIAERLRKHVPAALRDCLRHESTISGGVSDFRFSDKSTDDILRRADEGLYHSKRTGRDRVSIL; this is translated from the coding sequence TTGTTCACGCATCAGCAATTGATCTCGATACTATCCTCCCTTCCCGATCCCGCCTTCATCCTCACCCGCAGCGGTCGCTACGCGGCGATCTTCGGAGGCAAGGACATCAGGCACTATCATGACGGCAGCGGCCTCGTCGGGCGCAGCATGTTCGAGGTGCTGAAACAGGAAAAGGCTCAGTGGTTCGCTGCAGAAATCGAAAAGGCGCTGTCGAGCGGCGTTCTCCATATTGTCGAGTACCAACTCAGCGGCAGTGACGTGAAGGGAGCCGGCGACGGCCCCGCGCACGCGATATGGTTCGAAGGTCGCGTCCAGTCACTCGAATTTCCTGTTGATGGTGAGCCCGCCGTCGTCTGGGTAGCGAGCAACATCACCGAGAAGAACGAGACGCAGCAAAAACTGCGTCAGCTGAGCGAAACGGATGCCCTGACCGGCCTTTACAACCGGCGGAAGCTCATCGCGACCCTCGATGATCGGCTGGCGGCCTTCGAAAGCGAAAAATCCCAGACGTCGCTTCTGGTCTTTGATCTCGACAACTTCAAACGCATCAATGACGAGATGGGGCACCACATGGGCGACGCAGCGCTCATAGAGATTGCGCGGCTCTGTCGTCAGCATCTGCGCCAGAGCGACGTGATCGCACGCTTCGGCGGGGACGAGTTCGTGATCGTCATGCCAGGAACCGAGAGCGGCAACGCGCTGGAGATTGCGGAGCGGCTTCGCAAGCACGTTCCAGCTGCGCTCCGGGATTGCCTGCGCCATGAGTCGACGATCAGCGGCGGTGTCAGCGACTTCCGGTTCTCGGACAAGTCGACCGATGATATTCTGAGGCGCGCCGATGAAGGACTGTATCACTCGAAACGGACAGGCCGCGATCGCGTT
- a CDS encoding ABC transporter ATP-binding protein gives MTAAVLSPVVDTATDVVLSVRDLKVSARSDHGLVPLVEGLSFDLHRGETLAIAGESGSGKSITSLACMGLLPAPAVRVTGGSIRFGDEELTTLPEKKMQAMRGARIAMIFQEPMTALNPVMSIGRQLVEAIRAHEPLSISRARARALEAVKAVRLSQPEKRLEQYPHELSGGMRQRVMIAMAIALRPAVLIADEPTTALDVTVQREVLDLLRDLQKDLGTAVILITHDMGVVAEMADRVIVMRKGKMVEAASTVDLFDAPQEEYTRDLLAAVPRIGTGASRPEPEMRELLVRYDDVSVNFPIRQGLLGRVAARVHAVEHVSLEIFRGETLSLVGESGCGKSTMAKALVGLVPHSGRIEINGKALGDLNNAGRKAIPRDLQIVFQDPMAALDARMTVGELIREPLVIHGIGTPAEQKARVHELLERVELSRTVYNRYPHQFSGGQRQRICIARALALKPKLIICDESVAALDVSIQAKVLDLLRDLQKESGVTYLFISHDMAVVENISDRVAVMYLGQIVEMGTRAQLFGNPQHTYTRRLLAAVPVPDPRRERQPSARLSGEIPSPVWKVGEGPNRVGLVDIGGGHLVAR, from the coding sequence ATGACCGCAGCCGTGCTTTCTCCCGTCGTCGATACGGCAACCGACGTCGTCCTGTCGGTGCGCGACCTCAAGGTCTCTGCCCGTTCCGACCATGGGCTGGTGCCGTTGGTCGAAGGGTTGAGTTTCGATCTCCACCGGGGCGAGACCCTGGCGATCGCGGGGGAAAGCGGCTCGGGCAAGTCAATTACCTCACTTGCCTGCATGGGGCTTTTACCGGCACCCGCCGTGCGGGTCACGGGAGGCTCCATCCGCTTTGGCGATGAGGAACTGACGACACTGCCCGAAAAGAAGATGCAGGCAATGCGCGGCGCGCGCATAGCGATGATCTTCCAGGAGCCGATGACCGCGCTCAATCCGGTCATGAGCATCGGCCGGCAACTGGTCGAGGCTATCCGGGCGCATGAGCCGCTGTCGATCTCGCGGGCGCGTGCGCGGGCACTGGAAGCGGTGAAGGCCGTTCGCCTGTCGCAGCCGGAGAAGCGGCTGGAGCAGTATCCGCACGAATTATCGGGGGGCATGCGACAGCGCGTGATGATCGCCATGGCGATCGCTTTGCGGCCGGCCGTCCTCATTGCCGACGAGCCGACAACCGCGTTGGACGTGACAGTGCAGCGCGAGGTGCTCGACCTCCTGCGCGACCTGCAGAAGGACCTCGGCACCGCCGTCATCCTGATCACCCATGACATGGGCGTGGTCGCCGAAATGGCAGACCGTGTCATCGTCATGCGCAAGGGCAAGATGGTGGAGGCGGCGTCGACCGTCGACCTCTTCGACGCACCTCAGGAGGAATATACGCGCGACCTGCTGGCCGCCGTGCCGCGCATCGGCACAGGTGCATCGCGGCCCGAACCCGAGATGCGCGAGCTGCTCGTTCGCTACGACGACGTGTCGGTGAACTTTCCGATACGGCAGGGGCTGCTGGGCCGTGTCGCGGCCCGCGTCCATGCTGTCGAACACGTTTCTCTGGAGATCTTCCGCGGCGAAACGCTTTCCCTGGTGGGCGAATCCGGTTGTGGTAAGTCGACCATGGCAAAGGCGCTGGTAGGCCTCGTTCCGCATTCCGGTCGCATCGAAATCAACGGCAAGGCACTGGGCGACCTGAACAATGCCGGCCGCAAGGCGATCCCTCGCGATCTCCAGATCGTTTTCCAGGACCCGATGGCGGCGCTGGACGCACGGATGACGGTCGGCGAACTGATCCGCGAGCCGCTGGTCATCCACGGCATCGGAACCCCTGCCGAACAGAAGGCACGTGTGCACGAACTGCTTGAGCGCGTGGAGCTATCGCGCACCGTTTACAATCGTTACCCGCACCAGTTCTCCGGCGGCCAGCGGCAGCGCATCTGCATTGCACGCGCGCTTGCCCTGAAGCCGAAGCTGATCATCTGCGACGAGAGCGTGGCAGCTCTCGACGTCTCGATCCAGGCCAAGGTCCTGGACCTCCTGCGCGACCTGCAGAAGGAAAGCGGTGTCACCTATCTCTTCATCAGCCATGACATGGCGGTAGTCGAGAACATCTCCGACCGGGTCGCCGTCATGTATCTCGGCCAGATTGTCGAGATGGGAACGCGCGCGCAGCTATTCGGCAATCCGCAGCACACCTACACCAGGCGGCTCCTCGCCGCAGTGCCTGTGCCCGATCCTCGCCGCGAGCGTCAGCCGAGCGCACGGTTGTCCGGCGAGATCCCGAGCCCGGTGTGGAAGGTGGGGGAAGGGCCGAATCGCGTGGGACTCGTCGACATCGGCGGCGGCCATCTGGTGGCAAGATAA
- a CDS encoding acetamidase/formamidase family protein, translated as MCKHCNHTIHAHQHHYGWDNSFAPALTVAPGETILFQCLDSSGGQLGPQSTVEDVKALDFAKINPVSGPIYIDGAKPGDVLKVTIESFTPQLRDGAGFGWTANIPGFGLLADQFTEPALNVWKFDASSMEPALFGKNGRVPLKPFAGTIGNALAEKGHHTVVPPRRVGGNLDIRDLAAGTTLYLPVEVDGALFSVGDTHAAQGDGEVCGTAIESPFDVVLTLDLIKDQPLKTPRFTTPGPVTRHLDAKGYEVTTGIGPDLWTAAKDAVANMVDLLATTQKMDPVDAYMLVSTCGDLRISEIVDMPNVVVSFYFPRAVFE; from the coding sequence ATGTGCAAGCACTGCAACCACACGATCCACGCCCATCAGCACCACTACGGCTGGGACAATTCCTTTGCTCCTGCCCTGACAGTTGCACCAGGCGAGACGATCCTGTTCCAGTGCCTTGACAGTTCTGGGGGCCAACTCGGCCCCCAGTCCACCGTCGAGGACGTGAAGGCGCTGGATTTTGCCAAGATCAACCCGGTCTCCGGCCCGATCTATATCGATGGCGCCAAGCCGGGGGATGTTCTGAAGGTAACCATCGAGAGCTTTACGCCACAGCTTCGCGACGGTGCGGGCTTCGGATGGACAGCCAACATTCCAGGCTTCGGCCTGCTCGCTGACCAGTTCACCGAACCGGCTCTCAATGTCTGGAAGTTCGACGCGTCAAGCATGGAACCCGCGCTGTTCGGCAAGAATGGTCGCGTTCCGCTGAAGCCGTTCGCGGGCACCATCGGCAATGCGCTGGCTGAGAAAGGCCACCATACGGTCGTCCCGCCGCGCCGGGTCGGCGGCAACCTCGACATCCGCGATCTAGCCGCCGGCACGACGCTCTACCTGCCGGTCGAGGTCGACGGCGCGCTATTTTCGGTCGGAGACACGCATGCCGCCCAGGGTGACGGCGAGGTCTGCGGGACGGCGATCGAGAGCCCCTTCGACGTCGTACTCACGCTCGACCTCATCAAGGACCAGCCGCTGAAGACACCGCGCTTCACGACGCCTGGCCCGGTCACGCGCCATCTCGACGCCAAGGGCTACGAGGTCACGACCGGCATCGGTCCCGATCTGTGGACCGCGGCTAAGGACGCCGTCGCCAACATGGTCGATCTCCTTGCGACGACGCAGAAGATGGATCCGGTGGATGCGTACATGCTCGTCTCGACCTGTGGCGATCTTCGCATTTCCGAGATTGTCGACATGCCGAACGTCGTGGTGAGCTTCTACTTCCCGAGGGCCGTCTTCGAATGA
- a CDS encoding ABC transporter substrate-binding protein: MKKLILSTALATLMALPALAPAQAQEANHGGNMIVTYKDDVATLDPAIGYDWQNWSMIKSVFDGLMDYEPGTTNLRPGLAESHDISEDGLTYTFKLRPGVKFHNGRELVADDVVYSINRVINPATQSPGQGFFSMIEGYDEAAEGKAETVSGVSAPDATTVVFKLSRPDATFLHIMALNFSFIVPKEAVEEAGADFGKKPVGTGAFKLTEWTLGQRLVFEKNEDYWISGVPYLDSFTVEVGQEPVVALLRAQNGEVDIPGDGIPPAKFVEVMKDEAQASLVVEGGQLHTGYITMNVTQAPFDKVEVRRAVNMAINKDRIVQVINGRAVPATQPLPPSMPGYTEGYEGYKYDPEGAKKLLADAGYADGFDTELFVMNTDPNPRIAQAIQQDLKAIGINASIKSLAQANVIEAGGAGTAPMIWSGGMAWIADFPDPANFYGPILGCGGAVEGGWNWSKYCNADLDKLAADADSIVDPAKVDERMAKWSEIYMKVMEDAPWAPVFNEQRFTLKSARMGGDDALYVDPVSIPVNYDYVFIKE, encoded by the coding sequence ATGAAGAAGCTTATCCTTTCCACCGCACTGGCAACGCTGATGGCGCTGCCTGCACTTGCCCCGGCGCAAGCCCAGGAGGCCAACCACGGCGGAAACATGATCGTGACCTACAAGGACGACGTCGCCACGCTCGATCCTGCCATCGGCTATGACTGGCAGAACTGGTCGATGATCAAGTCCGTCTTCGATGGCCTGATGGACTATGAGCCCGGCACCACCAACCTTCGCCCCGGCCTCGCTGAAAGCCACGACATTTCCGAGGATGGCCTGACCTACACCTTCAAGCTGCGTCCGGGCGTCAAGTTCCACAACGGCCGCGAACTGGTCGCCGACGACGTGGTCTATTCCATCAACCGCGTCATCAATCCGGCCACCCAGTCGCCCGGCCAAGGCTTCTTCTCCATGATCGAAGGCTACGACGAAGCCGCCGAAGGCAAGGCCGAGACGGTATCGGGCGTTTCTGCTCCCGATGCGACCACGGTCGTCTTCAAGCTGTCGCGTCCCGACGCAACCTTCCTTCACATCATGGCGCTGAACTTCTCCTTCATCGTGCCCAAGGAAGCCGTCGAGGAAGCCGGCGCCGACTTCGGCAAGAAGCCTGTTGGCACCGGCGCGTTCAAGCTGACCGAGTGGACGCTTGGCCAGCGGCTCGTATTCGAGAAGAACGAGGATTACTGGATCTCGGGCGTTCCCTATCTGGACAGCTTCACGGTTGAAGTGGGCCAGGAGCCTGTAGTCGCCCTTCTGCGGGCGCAGAACGGCGAAGTCGACATCCCGGGCGACGGCATTCCGCCCGCAAAGTTCGTCGAGGTCATGAAGGACGAGGCGCAGGCGAGCCTCGTGGTCGAAGGCGGCCAGTTGCACACGGGCTACATCACCATGAACGTGACGCAGGCTCCCTTCGACAAGGTCGAGGTGCGGCGTGCCGTCAACATGGCGATCAACAAGGACCGCATCGTCCAGGTCATCAACGGCCGCGCCGTTCCGGCAACTCAGCCGCTGCCGCCCTCCATGCCGGGCTACACGGAAGGCTACGAGGGCTACAAGTACGATCCGGAAGGGGCGAAAAAGCTGCTTGCGGACGCTGGCTATGCGGACGGCTTCGACACCGAACTCTTCGTCATGAACACCGACCCGAACCCGCGTATCGCCCAGGCGATCCAGCAGGACCTGAAGGCAATCGGCATCAATGCGTCGATCAAGTCGCTGGCCCAGGCTAACGTGATCGAGGCCGGTGGCGCAGGCACCGCGCCGATGATCTGGTCGGGTGGCATGGCATGGATCGCAGACTTCCCGGATCCGGCAAACTTCTACGGTCCGATCCTCGGCTGCGGCGGTGCGGTCGAAGGTGGCTGGAACTGGTCGAAATACTGCAATGCCGATCTCGACAAGCTGGCAGCCGATGCAGACTCCATCGTCGATCCGGCAAAGGTGGACGAGCGTATGGCCAAGTGGTCCGAGATCTACATGAAGGTCATGGAAGATGCGCCTTGGGCACCGGTCTTCAACGAACAGCGCTTCACGCTGAAGTCCGCTCGCATGGGCGGTGACGACGCGCTCTATGTCGATCCGGTTTCGATCCCGGTCAACTACGACTACGTCTTCATCAAGGAGTAA